A single region of the Scyliorhinus canicula chromosome 31, sScyCan1.1, whole genome shotgun sequence genome encodes:
- the LOC119958952 gene encoding signal-induced proliferation-associated protein 1-like — protein sequence MVSLSLRERTEHLRRANQVKITVIPPDGKGKPRMSFSELYQKAIEETERKGDRLTDGSPGSPSLPLLRMSSLQETRSAAPHGDQCLTARSSSLEKAAARSQRIQEDSGLDPRPTPPDVVLAANPQHLPPCGRAEAGDAQVPSLRVCSSSSGTGSPEVYSGPEGGSDPGLPEPRQVPPSCPLTEANPSLPACAGPHDLIVPVDSPTEWQTLADISSYCDSLAQSLTMEDEDTVEDAWVEENVGLTGVNSQSKSPARLTEKVDQLERLSNS from the exons ATGGTGTCGCTGTCGCTCAGGGAGAGGACCGAGCACCTGAGGCGGGCCAATCAAGTGAAGATAACCGTCATCCCGCCCGACGGCAAGGGCAAACCCAGAAT GAGCTTCTCCGAGTTGTACCAGAAGGCGATCGAGGAGACCGAGCGCAAGGGCGACCGGCTGACCGACGGGAGCCCGGGGTCTCCCAGCCTGCCCCTGCTGAGGATGTCCTCGCTCCAGGAAACTCGGAGCGCTGCTCCGCACGGGGACCAGTGCCTGACTGCGCGGAGCAGCTCCCTGGAGAAGGCAGCTGCCCGGAGCCAGAG GATTCAGGAGGACTCTGGCTTGGatccgaggcccactccccccgacGTCGTCTTGGCCGCCAACCCTCAGCACCTGCCGCCCTGTGGGAGAGCGGAGGCAGGCGACGCCCAG GTCCCGTCTCTCCGtgtctgctcctcctcctctgggaCCGGGTCCCCGGAGGTTTACTCCGGCCCAGAGGGCGGCTCCGATCCAGGCCTCCCGGAGCCCCGGCAGGTCCCTCCGAGCTGCCCGCTCACTGAGGCCAACCCGAGCCTGCCGGCCTGCGCCGGACCGCATG ATCTGATCGTCCCGGTTGACTCTCCCACTGAGTGGCAGACCCTGGCGGATATATCTTCATACTGCGATAGCCTCGCTCAGTCCCTCACTATGGAAG ATGAGGACACGGTGGAGGACGCCTGGGTTGAAGAGAATGTCGGTTTGACTGGAGTGAACAGTCAGAG caaatcgCCAGCGCGCCTGACAGAGAAGGTGGACCAGTTGGAACGATTGTCAAACAGCTAA